A single window of Triplophysa dalaica isolate WHDGS20190420 chromosome 14, ASM1584641v1, whole genome shotgun sequence DNA harbors:
- the LOC130435472 gene encoding calcium homeostasis modulator protein 4 has translation MGSTQQWLTRLKNELSDSPLVSNVAFGFILMGLEKLVELEFECPCDPMWNGLFSSAFFIIPAVMALAIMMIVQGCRCEVSRRRSVSLSSVVPAVVWLILLFLDGQYLACAMTDWHGRYVIVDKAAPQKWCEPTQDQESVSPRDLMLRSQRLFVESQVIGIVLLIFICFGLVVYVIRESCQQELETPEVNVAEMSLYSAS, from the exons ATGGGCAGTACACAACAATGGCTCACGCGACTGAAGAATGAGTTGAGCGACAGTCCACTCGTGTCCAACGTGGCCTTCGGCTTCATCCTGATGGGTCTGGAGAAGTTGGTCGAGCTGGAGTTCGAGTGTCCGTGTGATCCGATGTGGAACGGACTCTTCTCGTCCGCGTTCTTCATCATCCCCGCGGTCATGGCCCTCGCGATTATGATGATCGTCCAGGGCTGCAGGTGCGAGGTCTCGCGCAGGAGGTCCGTGTCTCTGTCCAGCGTCGTGCCCGCGGTGGTCTGGTTGATTCTGCTCTTTTTGGACGGTCAGTACTTGGCCTGCGCGATGACGGACTGGCACGGGAGGTACGTGATCGTGGATAAAGCCGCGCCGCAGAAGTGGTGCGAGCCCACGCAAGACCAGGAGAGCGTTTCTCCTCGAGACCTCATGCTGCGCTCACAGCGGCTGTTCGTGGAGTCTCAG GTGATCGGGATAGTGCTGCTGATATTCATCTGTTTTGGACTGGTGGTGTATGTCATCCGCGAGAGCTGTCAGCAAGAGCTGGAAACTCCAGAAGTCAATGTGGCGGAGATGAGTCTGTACAGTGCCAGCTGA